A single genomic interval of Helianthus annuus cultivar XRQ/B chromosome 13, HanXRQr2.0-SUNRISE, whole genome shotgun sequence harbors:
- the LOC110900547 gene encoding putative germin-like protein 2-1, producing the protein MGNTSNDVGSNVTAVTVAELAGLNTLGISLARIDFAPGGINPPHTHPRATEVLTVIEGSLLVGFVTSNPDNRLFTKMLEKGDVFMFPQGLIHFQKNVGYGHALAIAGLSSQNPGVITIANAVFGSNPDIAEDILAKAFQVDIKVVRQIQSKF; encoded by the coding sequence ATGGGAAATACGTCGAATGACGTGGGTTCTAATGTGACTGCTGTGACAGTAGCAGAGTTAGCAGGACTCAACACTCTTGGTATTTCCTTGGCTCGTATTGACTTTGCTCCAGGGGGTATTAACCCTCCACACACGCACCCTCGAGCCACTGAAGTTTTGACCGTCATTGAAGGTAGTCTTCTGGTTGGTTTTGTCACATCTAACCCTGATAACCGCCTATTCACAAAAATGCTTGAGAAGGGTGACGTGTTTATGTTTCCACAAGGTCTAATTCACTTCCAGAAAAACGTGGGATATGGGCACGCACTTGCTATTGCCGGTTTGAGCAGTCAAAATCCAGGTGTCATTACCATAGCAAATGCTGTGTTTGGATCAAACCCTGACATTGCTGAGGATATTCTTGCAAAGGCCTTTCAAGTTGACATCAAGGTGGTTCGTCAAATTCAATCAAAATTCTGA